From the genome of Nicotiana sylvestris chromosome 2, ASM39365v2, whole genome shotgun sequence, one region includes:
- the LOC138884146 gene encoding sugar transport protein MST4-like, with translation MAMLKPWSCLIFYPLACAKLVAGNMSVQVLILEVIPIIWSEINIGKAPKWIFFGYNSTVLWKSTSTKAVDMAESHNFCYGWNGPLQVVGFWLCHFLYCVYFFSETPRFLIKKGHIEEAKASLKMLRKCVAEAKLQMLAGMRKNEGKRKRKKLSYSPLLLVNIEAQIFQQLLGLNSILFIGPLLLQSAGYTYNASFVASLIAGVVRAGVIGLTYLSYNSFDRWRTLV, from the exons atggCAATGTTGAAGCCGTGGAGCT GTTTAATCTTTTATCCTTTGGCTTGTGCCAAATTAGTTGCTGGAAATATGAGTGTTCAAG TTTTAATCTTGGAGGTGATTCCCATTATATGGAGTGAGATCAATATTGGAAAGGCACCAAAGTGGATTTTCTTTGGTTATAACTCCACGGTGCTATGGAAAAGTACTAGCACCAAAGCAGTGGACATGGCAGAATCTCATAACTTCTGTTATGGTTGGAATGGTCCTTTGCAGGTAGTGGGTTTTTGGCTTTGTCACTTCCTGTATTGTGTTTATTTTTTTAGTGAGACCCCAAGGTTTCTCATTAAGAAAGGGCATATAGAGGAGGCAAAAGCATCCCTtaagatgttgagaaaatgtGTAGCAGAAGCAAAACTGCAGATGTTGGCAGGCATGAGGAAAAATGAAGGcaagaggaaaagaaagaaattgtCATACTCGCCCCTTTTACTTGTTAATATAGAGGCTCAAATTTTCCAGCAACTGTTGGGCTTAAACTCAATACTATTCATTGGACCATTACTTCTGCAGTCAGCTGGATACACCTATAATGCCTCATTCGTCGCTTCGCTTATTGCCGGAGTTGTTCGAGCTGGAGTTATTGGGCTCACTTATCTGAGTTACAACTCCTTCGACCGATGGAGGACTCTAGTCTAG
- the LOC138884145 gene encoding sugar transport protein 6-like has protein sequence MAESHNFRYGWSDPLQGVGFLLCHFLYCVSFYNETPRFLIKKGCMEKAKASHKMLRKCGAEVKLHMLAGMMKNEGKRKRKKLSYSPILILNIVAQIFQQVLGLDSILFFGPLLLQSAGYTYNASFIAPLITRVV, from the coding sequence ATGGCAGAATCTCATAACTTCCGTTATGGTTGGAGTGATCCTTTGCAGGGAGTGGGTTTTCTGCTTTGCCACTTCCTGTATTGTGTTTCTTTTTATAATGAGACCCCAAGGTTTCTCATTAAGAAAGGGTGTATGGAGAAGGCAAAAGCATCCCAtaagatgttgagaaaatgtGGAGCAGAAGTAAAGTTGCATATGTTGGCAGGCATGATGAAAAATGAAGGCAAGAGGAAAAGGAAGAAATTGTCATACTCGCCCATTTTAATTCTTAATATAGTGGCTCAAATTTTCCAGCAAGTGTTGGGCTTAGACTCAATACTATTCTTTGGACCATTACTTCTGCAGTCAGCTGGATACACCTATAATGCCTCTTTCATCGCTCCGCTTATTACCAGAGTTGTTTGA